The Mycobacteriales bacterium nucleotide sequence TCCGCGAAGTGGTGGTAGAGCGCGCCCTTGGTCACCCCTGCGCGCTCGACGATCTCCTCGGTCGACGTGGCCGCGTACCCCTGCGCGCCGAACATCTCCCGGGCGGCCGTGATCAGGGCCTCCCGGGTGCCCAGTCCCTGCGCGACCCGCTTATCTTTCGATGTGGGCTTGACTTCCATACCAGCGGTATGCATATTCTCCTACTGTCGGAATGTGATCGACGTACCGCCGGTACGTTAACACACAGGGGAGGCAACGACATGCCCAAGTACGTCATCGAGCGCGACCTGCCGGGTGCCGGCAAGCTGTCCGGCGACGAGCTGCGTGCCATCAGCCAGAAGTCCAACCAGGTGATCACCTCGCTCGGCCCAGACATCCACTGGCTGCACAGCTACGTCACGGACGACAAGCTGTACTGCGTCTATATCGCTCCGGACGAGGACATCGTCTACGAGCACGCCCGCTGCGGAGGCTTCCCGGCGGACAAGGTCTCGCGGATCACCACCCAGATCGACCCGTCGACGGGCGACTGAGCAGTGGATGCAGCAACTCTGCGAGAGCGGCAGCAGCCGCTGAAGGAGCAGTACCGAGCGGACCCGGACAGCGCGCTGGTCACCCTGCGCGCCGACGGGTCACTCGACGACGCCGAGGTGTCCTGCTCGGTGCAG carries:
- a CDS encoding DUF4242 domain-containing protein — its product is MPKYVIERDLPGAGKLSGDELRAISQKSNQVITSLGPDIHWLHSYVTDDKLYCVYIAPDEDIVYEHARCGGFPADKVSRITTQIDPSTGD